A single Phalacrocorax aristotelis chromosome 18, bGulAri2.1, whole genome shotgun sequence DNA region contains:
- the SLC13A5 gene encoding Na(+)/citrate cotransporter: MAPTCLRPLLRYRSFAILFLTPLLLLPLPVAVPTREAKCAYIIIIMAVYWCTEVIPLAVTSLMPVVFFPLLGVQSSKSVCLQYLNDTNMLFVGGLIVAISVEQWNLHKRIALRVLLILGVKPALLMLGFMIVTAFLSMWISNTATTAMMVPIVQAVLDQMDNTEYDVTMMEQPTGQTNTVIELEEKNVSDPTSVHVISNGQVLDDPKSSEEKKMRKRICKGMTLCVCYAASIGGTATLTGTGPNMVLKGQMNQLYPNNNDIVNFASWFGFAFPNMILMLVLAWLWLQCSFMGLNFKKSWGCGTERTAKEKAAYNVLKAEMKKLGPISYAEFNVLLMFVLLVLLWFSRHPGFVKGWATSLFPEGEKYITDSAPAVFIALLLFILPANKPKFIGWNPSMSDPEQTEEDIKKPFLSAPLLDWNVVQRKMPWSIVLLLGGGFALADASANSGLSAWLGRQMTPLGSIPPWAIATVLSLIIAVFTECTSNVATATLFLPVFSSMAASVKIHPLYVMLPGTLSASFAFMLPVATPPNAIVFSYGHIRVLDMVRSGIVMNIIGVFCVTLAINTWGRPMFELDTFPTWANSTTNQ; encoded by the exons ATGGCCCCGACGTGCCTGCGGCCCCTGCTGAGGTACCGGTCCTTCGCCATCCTCTTCCTCAcaccgctgctgctgctgccgctgccggTCGCTGTGCCGACGCGG GAGGCCAAGTGTGCAtatatcatcatcatcatggCTGTGTACTGGTGCACTGAAGTGATCCCACTGGCTGTTACCTCCCTCATGCCTGTGGTATTCTTCCCTCTGCTTGGAGTTCAGAGCTCTAAATCG GTGTGTTTGCAGTACCTAAACGACACAAACATGCTCTTCGTTGGAGGGCTGATTGTTGCAATTTCTGTGGAACAGTGGAATCTTCACAAAAGGATTGCGCTGAGGGTCCTGCTAATTCTCGGGGTGAAACCTGCACT cCTCATGCTGGGATTTATGATAGTCACTGCCTTCCTGTCCATGTGGATAAGTAACACAGCCACCACTGCTATGATGGTTCCCATTGTCCAGGCTGTCCTGGATCAAATGGACAACACAGAGTATGATGTGACCATGATGGAACAACCAACTGGGCAAACAAATACAGTGATTGAGCTGGAGGAAAAGAATGTGTCAGATCCCACCTCAGTGCATG TCATAAGCAATGGACAAGTCCTTGATGACCCCAAAtcttctgaggaaaagaaaatgaggaagcGTATCTGTAAGGGAATGACACTTTGTGTATGCTATGCTGCCAGCATTGGAGGAACTGCAACGCTCACTGGAACAGGACCAAACATGGTATTGAAAGGCCAGATGAATCA gttaTACCCCAACAATAATGATATTGTGAATTTTGCTTCCTGGTTTGGGTTTGCATTCCCAAACATGATTCTGATGTTGGTACTAGCTTGGCTTTGGCTACAGTGCTCTTTCATGGGACTCAA ctttaaaaaaagctgggGCTGTGGGACAGAGAGAACTgctaaagaaaaagctgcatacAACGTGCTGAaggcagaaatgaagaaattagGCCCTATTTCTTATGCTGAATTCAATGTCCTCctaatgtttgttttgctggttcTCTTGTGGTTTTCACGACACCCAGGCTTTGTAAAAGGCTGGGCCACCAGCCTCTTCCCAGAAGGAGAAAA gtATATCACTGAttctgctcctgctgtgttTATTGCCCTGCTACTGTTTATCCTTCCTGCTAATAAACCCAAATTCATAGGCTGGAATCCAAGCATGTCTGACCCTGAACAGACTGaagaag ATAtaaaaaaaccatttttatcAGCCCCGCTGCTAGACTGGAATGTGGTTCAGAGGAAGATGCCCTGGAgcattgtgctgctgctgggaggaggtTTTGCTTTGGCTGATGCAAGCGCA aaCTCTGGGCTCTCAGCTTGGCTGGGTCGTCAAATGACTCCACTAGGATCTATCCCACCGTGGGCCATTGCAACAGTTCTGTCGCTTATTATAGCTGTCTTCACTGAATGCACCAGTAACGTTGCCACAGCCACCCTCTTCCTACCTGTCTTTTCATCCATG GCTGCATCTGTCAAGATCCATCCTTTGTATGTTATGCTGCCTGGTACTCTCAGTGCTTCCTTTGCCTTCATGCTACCTGTTGCAACACCACCAAATGCGATAGTGTTTTCCTATGGCCACATCCGTGTTTTGGATATG